Sequence from the Pedobacter sp. D749 genome:
TGCGCAATTTGAACACGATGCCTGCGGTATTGGGTTTGTTGCGCATGTGAAAGGGCGAAAATCGCATCAAATCATCTCTGATGCACTTACTATTTTAGAGAATCTAGATCATAGAGGGGCATGTGGAGCAGAACCAAATACAGGCGATGGTGCAGGTATTATGATTCAGATTCCTCACGAATTTTTTTACGACGAATGTTTAAAAGCTGGCTTTAGCTTACCAGAAACCAATAATTATGGTGTTGGTATGTTATTTATGCCAAAGGATATCAGATCCAGAGAAGAGTGCAGAGAATTGATTTACCGTGCCGCCGAAAAACTAGGCCTGGAAATTTTAGGCTTTAGAAAAGTTGATGTTGACACAACAGATATTGGCAATATGGCCCTTTCTGTTGAGCCAGAAATTGAGCAGGTATTTATCGCCCGTCCTTATGCGGTAGCGCCAGGTGCTGATTTTGAACGTAAACTTTATATTTTTAAAAATTACCTGATTAAACTAATCGTAAACACCGTTCATGGTGGTAAAGATTTTTATATCGTTTCGCTTTCTGCGCAAACCATTATATATAAAGGTCAGCTAACTTCATTACAGGTACGTACTTATTTTACCGATCTTTCTGATAAACGCATGGTTTCGGCTTTAGGCCTGGTTCACTCGCGTTTTGCAACCAATACTTTCCCTTCATGGAGGTTGGCACAACCATTCCGCTTTATTGCACATAATGGTGAGATCAATACTTTACAAGGAAATTTAAACTGGTTCAGGGCAGGCGTTAAGTCTTTTGCTTCTGCTTACTTTACACCAGAAGAACTGGATATGTTATTGCCGGTAATCGACGAGACCAACTCCGATTCAGGTTGTTTGGATAACGTTATCGAATTATTGCTTCATGCAGGCAGAACTTTGCCTCATGTATTAATGATGTTGGTTCCGGAGGCATGGGATGGCAATGAAGATATGGATCCTGTTAAAAAGGCGTTCTACGAATTCCACGCTACTTTAATGGAACCATGGGACGGACCTGCGGCCATTGCTTTTACCGATGGTAAATTAATCGGTGCAACTTTAGATCGTAACGGGCTTCGTCCTTCCCGGTATGCCATTACTTCAGACGACCGTGTAATTATGGGCTCTGAGGCTGGTGCATTAGCCATCGATCAAAGTACTGTAATCGAAAAAGGCCGTTTAACGCCAGGCAAAATGTTCGTGGTGGATATGGAGCAGGGCAGAATTATCAGCGATAACGAAATTAAAGGAGAAGTTTGTGGTAAAAGCCCATATAGCGATTGGATTAATCAATACCAGATCCGTTTGGAGGAATTACCGGAGCCACGTGTAATGTTCACCGGCTTATCTACCGAGTCTATTTTTAAATATCAACAGGTTTTTGGTTACAGCAGGGAAGATATTGATCTTTTGCTTAAGCCAATGGCTATCGAAGCCAAAGAGCCAATTGGTTCGATGGGTACGGATACCCCGCTGGCTATTTTATCAAAACGTCCCCAGCATTTATCATCTTATTTTAAGCAGTTATTTGCACAGGTAACCAATCCGCCGATAGATCCTATCCGTGAAAAGGTGGTGATGAGTTTGGCTAGTTTTATGGGTAGTAATGGCAATCTTTTGGAAGAAAACCCATTACAAGCACATTGCGTTGCCATTAAACATCCAATTTTAACCAACCAGGAATTAGAGAAGTTAAGAAGTATTGATACAGGTGTTTTCCAGGCGAAAACTTTACAGACTTATTTCAGGGCTGATGGCAAGCCTGGTGCTATGGCAAAAGCCTTAGACCGTTTGTGCCGCTACGCGGTTGATGCGGTTGAGGATGGTTTCCAGGTAATTGTATTAACGGATAGAGCTATTGACTCTGAGCATGCTGCAATGCCTTCTTTATTGGCCGTTTCTGCTGTACACCATCATTTAATCCGCAAAGGATATCGTGGTGCAGTGGGTATTGTGATAGAGGCCGGTGATATTTGGGAAGTACATCATTTTGCCACGCTATTGGGCTTTGGTGTTACCGCAATTAACCCTTACCTGGCTTTAGAAACCATTAATGAGTTTAAAGAAGAGTCAGGTTTATCAGTTGAGCAATTGACTAAAAACTATATCTACGCAGTAAATAGTGGATTACTTAAAATTTTCTCTAAAATGGGCATCTCTACCTTACAGTCTTATCAAGGTGCACAGATTTTCGAAATTTTAGGTTTAAATAAACAAGTGGTGAATACTTATTTCACTGGTGCAGTTTCACGTATTGGTGGTTTAGGGCTGGATGAAATTGCAAAAGAAACGTTAATTAAACATCACCGCAGTTTTGGCCCGGTAACACAAACCGAAAACTTGTTGCCAGCAGGCGGAACGTATAAATTCCGACGTAAAGGTGAAGCGCATTTGTTTAATCCGCAAACCATTCACTTGTTACAAAACGCAACACGTAAAAACGATTACAATATATTCAAACAATACTCTAAATTGGTGAATGAGCAAACACAGCAAGCTTATACCATCCGTGGATTGTTCGAATTTAACTATAGCCGCCCTTCAGTACCCTTAAGTGAGGTAGAATCAACCGAGGCCATTTTAAAACGATTTGCAACAGGAGCCATGTCATTCGGTTCAATTTCTCATGAAGCACACTCTACTTTAGCGATTGCCATGAACCGTATCGGTGGAAAAAGCAATACCGGCGAAGGTGGTGAAGATGAAATGCGTTATACTAAATTGCCAAATGGCGATAGTATGCGTTCGGCTATTAAACAGGTTGCTTCTGCACGTTTTGGTGTAACGAGTTATTATTTAACCAATGCTGACGAGTTACAGATTAAAATGGCTCAGGGTGCTAAACCTGGCGAAGGTGGTCAATTACCAGGACACAAGGTAGATGACTGGATTGCAAAAGTTCGTCACTCTACGCCAGGTGTTGGTTTAATTTCACCTCCACCGCATCATGATATTTATTCGATCGAAGATTTGGCTCAGCTGATTTTTGATTTAAAAAATGCCAACCGTACCGCAAGAATCAATGTGAAATTGGTTTCTAAAGCTGGTGTGGGTACCATTGCCGCAGGTGTTGCTAAAGCACATGCTGATGTGATTCTGGTATCTGGCTTTGATGGTGGAACGGGAGCATCTCCTTTAACCTCTATCCAACATGCTGGTTTACCATGGGAGTTAGGTTTGGCAGAAGCACACCAAACTTTGGTGAAAAACAAATTGCGTAACCGTATTGTGTTACAAACAGATGGTCAGCTTAAAACAGGTCGAGATATCGCTATTGCTGCATTATTAGGCGCCGAAGAATGGGGTGTTGCTACAGCAGCCTTGGTAACTTCTGGATGTATTATGATGCGTAAATGCCATTTAAATACTTGTCCTGTTGGTGTTGCAACACAAGATCCGGAATTAAGAAAATTATTTACCGGTGATGCTGATCACGTAGTGAACTTATTTTATTTCCTTGCAGAAGAGTTACGTGAGATTATGGCTGAATTAGGTTTCAGGACTATCCACGAAATGATCGGTCAGGCTGATATTTTAAAAGTACGCGAACTGCCTGCTGAAGACTGGAAACTGAAACATCTTGATTTATCAGCTATCTTATATAAAGCAGAAGAAAATGGCTTGCCTTTATTTAATACAGAGGGTCAGGATCATGGTTTGGATCATGTTTTAGATCATCAATTAATTGCTGCTGCACAGCCTGCTATTGACAATAACGAACCTGTATTTGCCAGTTTCGAAGTGAAAAATACCGACCGCGCATTGGGTACCATGTTATCGAATGAAATCTCTAAAGTTCATTTAGGTGCTGGTTTACCTCCTGATACGATCAACTTTAAATTTGTAGGTTCGGCCGGACAAAGTTTCGGTGCTTTCAATACCCGTGGGGTAACCTTATCACTGGAAGGTGAAGCAAACGATTACGTGGGTAAAGGTTTATCAGGTGCGAGATTGGCTATTTACCCATTCTCTAATTCAACTTTTATCCCTGAACAAAATATCATTATCGGTAACGTAGCCCTTTATGGCGCAACTTCCGGCGAGTTATTTGCCCGTGGTAAAGCAGGTGAGCGTTTCGCGGTACGTAACTCTGGTGCAACAGCTGTTGTGGAAGGAGTAGGCGATCACGGTTGTGAATACATGACCGGTGGTGAAGTGCTGATTCTTGGTGATACCGGAAGTAATTTCGCTGCTGGTATGAGTGGTGGTGTA
This genomic interval carries:
- the gltB gene encoding glutamate synthase large subunit; protein product: MEPNSGLYDAQFEHDACGIGFVAHVKGRKSHQIISDALTILENLDHRGACGAEPNTGDGAGIMIQIPHEFFYDECLKAGFSLPETNNYGVGMLFMPKDIRSREECRELIYRAAEKLGLEILGFRKVDVDTTDIGNMALSVEPEIEQVFIARPYAVAPGADFERKLYIFKNYLIKLIVNTVHGGKDFYIVSLSAQTIIYKGQLTSLQVRTYFTDLSDKRMVSALGLVHSRFATNTFPSWRLAQPFRFIAHNGEINTLQGNLNWFRAGVKSFASAYFTPEELDMLLPVIDETNSDSGCLDNVIELLLHAGRTLPHVLMMLVPEAWDGNEDMDPVKKAFYEFHATLMEPWDGPAAIAFTDGKLIGATLDRNGLRPSRYAITSDDRVIMGSEAGALAIDQSTVIEKGRLTPGKMFVVDMEQGRIISDNEIKGEVCGKSPYSDWINQYQIRLEELPEPRVMFTGLSTESIFKYQQVFGYSREDIDLLLKPMAIEAKEPIGSMGTDTPLAILSKRPQHLSSYFKQLFAQVTNPPIDPIREKVVMSLASFMGSNGNLLEENPLQAHCVAIKHPILTNQELEKLRSIDTGVFQAKTLQTYFRADGKPGAMAKALDRLCRYAVDAVEDGFQVIVLTDRAIDSEHAAMPSLLAVSAVHHHLIRKGYRGAVGIVIEAGDIWEVHHFATLLGFGVTAINPYLALETINEFKEESGLSVEQLTKNYIYAVNSGLLKIFSKMGISTLQSYQGAQIFEILGLNKQVVNTYFTGAVSRIGGLGLDEIAKETLIKHHRSFGPVTQTENLLPAGGTYKFRRKGEAHLFNPQTIHLLQNATRKNDYNIFKQYSKLVNEQTQQAYTIRGLFEFNYSRPSVPLSEVESTEAILKRFATGAMSFGSISHEAHSTLAIAMNRIGGKSNTGEGGEDEMRYTKLPNGDSMRSAIKQVASARFGVTSYYLTNADELQIKMAQGAKPGEGGQLPGHKVDDWIAKVRHSTPGVGLISPPPHHDIYSIEDLAQLIFDLKNANRTARINVKLVSKAGVGTIAAGVAKAHADVILVSGFDGGTGASPLTSIQHAGLPWELGLAEAHQTLVKNKLRNRIVLQTDGQLKTGRDIAIAALLGAEEWGVATAALVTSGCIMMRKCHLNTCPVGVATQDPELRKLFTGDADHVVNLFYFLAEELREIMAELGFRTIHEMIGQADILKVRELPAEDWKLKHLDLSAILYKAEENGLPLFNTEGQDHGLDHVLDHQLIAAAQPAIDNNEPVFASFEVKNTDRALGTMLSNEISKVHLGAGLPPDTINFKFVGSAGQSFGAFNTRGVTLSLEGEANDYVGKGLSGARLAIYPFSNSTFIPEQNIIIGNVALYGATSGELFARGKAGERFAVRNSGATAVVEGVGDHGCEYMTGGEVLILGDTGSNFAAGMSGGVAWIYDANGTFARKCNKEMVDLDPLQAEDEERILALLKTHIRLTDSKVAEFILSDWKTQSAHFVKVFPKEYKAVLSKRNQQVKTH